Proteins from one Chlamydiales bacterium STE3 genomic window:
- a CDS encoding hypothetical protein (Product derived from UniProtKB/Trembl:Q6MF21) codes for MTLFLTMLPVYLLGNLHCMGMCGPLVMLLGKSSFRYFYFLGRMVSFTLAGLLAGGFGAVIGVLLAELHVPALASLVFGIITVFLGLCTLMHLGYPGYQRLAKVLAPINHKLTLALLKEKPLATFMFGFFTILLPCGQTLIVYSACALSGDLFVGTANGFAFALLTSPSLFVAMQARNAFAFAKKYSNQLIGWAAIFVGLLACLRGLAELNVISHLVLNSKYHIVIY; via the coding sequence ATGACCTTATTTTTGACAATGCTACCCGTTTACCTGCTAGGAAATCTCCATTGCATGGGAATGTGTGGTCCTCTTGTGATGCTTTTAGGAAAGTCTTCTTTTCGCTACTTTTATTTCTTAGGTAGAATGGTTTCCTTTACTTTAGCCGGATTATTAGCCGGAGGCTTCGGTGCTGTCATCGGTGTCCTGCTCGCTGAACTGCATGTTCCCGCTTTAGCCAGTCTCGTATTCGGCATCATCACTGTATTTCTTGGATTGTGCACACTCATGCATTTAGGATACCCTGGCTATCAGCGGCTTGCTAAAGTTCTTGCACCTATCAATCATAAGTTAACTTTAGCCTTGTTAAAAGAAAAACCCTTAGCTACATTTATGTTTGGCTTTTTTACGATCCTTCTACCCTGTGGTCAAACACTCATTGTCTACTCAGCATGTGCGCTATCTGGAGATCTGTTTGTTGGAACGGCTAACGGCTTTGCTTTTGCTCTTTTGACAAGCCCTTCTCTTTTTGTGGCAATGCAGGCAAGAAATGCGTTTGCTTTTGCTAAAAAATACTCCAACCAACTTATCGGTTGGGCTGCCATTTTTGTGGGATTGCTAGCCTGTTTAAGAGGCTTGGCTGAATTGAAT